A genomic region of Burkholderia humptydooensis contains the following coding sequences:
- a CDS encoding M81 family metallopeptidase: MKILVAGFRHESNTFAPSKATYASFAADGGRYPLSRGAEIGRLKRMNLPVAGALAALDDAGHVALPAIWADATPSGRVETVAFERIAGEIVDAAKRRDADGIYVDLHGAMATERHDDGEGELLRRLRETVGARVPIVASLDLHANVTQQMLDSADGLVTYRTYPHVDMADTGRRAVALLDALLGRRGRHRHFRSARRVPFLIPVNAMCTSLEPSKSLFRLLARLETGSVRSLSFAPGFPAADFSECGPTIWGYGADPVQLARAVDALYEHVVSTESEWTVRFMSADDAVAEAIRIARRARKPVVIADTQDNPGAGGGSNTTGLLHALVRHRAPDAALGLFFDPAAACAAHAAGPGASVEVTLGADSGLPFTGTFRVESLSNGRCHCDGPMLKGATFELGPTACLRIADVRVVVTSARVQMSDRSFYRIAGVAPETMKILVNKSSVHFRADFDAIADCVLIAKAGGWMAADPADLRWTSLADGMRTSPCGAPFFGCGGRRAPHADGITGEMRI; this comes from the coding sequence ATGAAGATTCTGGTTGCCGGGTTCCGGCACGAGTCCAACACGTTCGCACCGAGCAAGGCGACCTACGCGAGCTTCGCGGCGGACGGCGGCCGCTATCCGCTGTCGCGCGGCGCCGAGATCGGCCGGCTCAAGCGCATGAACCTGCCCGTCGCGGGCGCGCTCGCGGCGCTCGACGATGCCGGCCACGTCGCGCTGCCCGCCATCTGGGCCGACGCGACGCCGTCGGGCCGCGTCGAAACGGTTGCGTTCGAGCGGATCGCGGGCGAGATCGTCGACGCCGCGAAGCGGCGCGATGCCGACGGCATCTACGTCGACCTGCACGGCGCAATGGCGACCGAGCGCCATGACGACGGCGAAGGCGAGCTGCTGCGCCGGCTGCGCGAGACAGTGGGCGCGCGCGTGCCGATCGTCGCGTCGCTCGATCTGCACGCGAACGTCACGCAGCAGATGCTCGACAGCGCGGACGGCCTCGTCACGTACCGCACGTATCCGCATGTCGACATGGCGGACACCGGGCGCCGCGCGGTCGCGCTGCTCGACGCGCTGCTCGGCAGGCGCGGCCGCCATCGCCATTTTCGCAGCGCGCGGCGCGTGCCGTTCCTGATTCCGGTCAACGCGATGTGCACGTCGCTCGAGCCGTCGAAGAGCCTGTTCCGGCTGCTCGCGCGGCTGGAGACGGGCAGCGTGCGGTCGCTGTCGTTCGCGCCGGGCTTTCCGGCCGCGGACTTCTCCGAATGCGGGCCGACGATCTGGGGCTACGGCGCGGACCCTGTCCAGCTCGCGCGCGCGGTCGACGCGCTGTACGAGCACGTCGTGTCGACCGAGTCGGAGTGGACGGTGCGCTTCATGTCGGCGGACGACGCGGTGGCCGAGGCGATCCGGATCGCGCGCCGCGCGCGCAAGCCGGTCGTGATCGCCGACACGCAGGACAACCCGGGCGCGGGCGGCGGCTCGAACACGACGGGGCTGTTGCACGCGCTCGTCAGGCACCGCGCGCCGGACGCGGCGCTCGGGCTCTTCTTCGATCCGGCGGCTGCGTGCGCGGCGCACGCGGCGGGGCCAGGCGCGTCGGTCGAGGTCACGCTCGGCGCGGACAGCGGGCTGCCGTTTACCGGGACGTTTCGCGTCGAGTCGCTGTCGAACGGCCGCTGCCACTGCGACGGCCCGATGCTCAAGGGCGCGACGTTCGAGCTCGGCCCGACCGCGTGCCTGCGGATCGCCGACGTGCGCGTCGTCGTCACGTCGGCGCGCGTGCAGATGTCCGACCGGAGCTTCTATCGGATCGCGGGCGTCGCGCCCGAGACGATGAAGATCCTGGTCAACAAGAGTTCCGTTCATTTTCGGGCGGATTTCGATGCGATCGCAGATTGCGTGCTGATCGCGAAAGCGGGCGGCTGGATGGCCGCCGACCCGGCCGACCTGCGCTGGACGTCGCTTGCCGACGGAATGCGCACGAGCCCTTGCGGCGCGCCGTTCTTCGGCTGCGGCGGGCGGCGCGCGCCGCATGCGGACGGGATCACGGGAGAGATGCGGATATAG
- a CDS encoding type II secretion system F family protein — protein MENLNVMHILLLLGLFAIVVAGVMAAWLAFAPRGLARRLAQIGGGGGAGAVAAGDSPAPPAVWVEKLAEISQPISRLSLPKSGWENSPLRLRLINAGWRSPGAAHLYFAAKTVLALTLPAVAMPFMIGTALGDNPYAVSAMVLLIGGFGFYLPNAMLSRHIRLRQRKIIEDFPDALDLLTVCVEAGLGLDAALTKVADELRLRSPIVADELGLMLLEIRSGFAKDAALRNLALRTGAEDVDAFCAMLIQADRFGTSIGASLRVLSDTLRTQRRMRAEERAAKIALKLLFPLIFCIFPALLTVLLGPAFIHIYRTLLPTMASG, from the coding sequence ATGGAAAACCTCAACGTCATGCATATCCTGCTGCTGCTCGGCCTGTTCGCGATCGTCGTCGCGGGCGTGATGGCCGCGTGGCTCGCATTCGCGCCGCGCGGCCTCGCGCGGCGGCTCGCGCAGATCGGCGGCGGCGGCGGCGCCGGCGCGGTTGCGGCGGGCGACAGCCCGGCGCCGCCGGCCGTCTGGGTCGAGAAGCTCGCCGAGATCTCGCAGCCGATCTCGAGGCTGTCGCTGCCGAAGTCCGGCTGGGAGAACTCGCCGCTGCGGCTGCGCCTCATCAACGCCGGCTGGCGCTCGCCTGGCGCCGCGCACCTGTACTTCGCCGCGAAGACCGTGCTCGCGCTCACGCTGCCCGCGGTCGCGATGCCGTTCATGATCGGCACCGCGCTCGGCGACAACCCATACGCGGTATCGGCGATGGTCTTGCTGATCGGCGGGTTCGGCTTCTATCTGCCGAACGCGATGCTGTCGCGCCACATCCGGTTGCGGCAGCGCAAGATCATCGAGGATTTTCCGGACGCGCTCGATCTGCTGACCGTGTGCGTCGAAGCGGGGCTCGGCCTCGACGCGGCGCTGACGAAGGTCGCCGACGAGCTGCGGCTGCGCAGCCCGATCGTCGCGGACGAGCTCGGGCTGATGCTGCTCGAGATACGCTCCGGCTTCGCGAAGGACGCCGCGCTGCGCAACCTCGCGCTGCGCACGGGCGCCGAGGACGTCGACGCGTTCTGCGCGATGCTGATCCAGGCGGACCGCTTCGGGACGAGCATCGGCGCGTCGCTGCGCGTGCTGTCCGACACGCTGCGCACGCAGCGGCGGATGCGCGCCGAGGAGCGCGCGGCTAAGATCGCGCTGAAGCTGCTGTTTCCGCTGATCTTCTGCATCTTTCCCGCGCTGCTGACGGTGCTGCTCGGGCCCGCGTTCATCCACATCTACCGGACGCTGCTGCCGACGATGGCGAGCGGCTGA
- a CDS encoding CpaF family protein — translation MSLRDQMSTRRAQPLMSRSDAIGAATAMAREAYQKLRRQMHGAVLERVELERLSRLPAEQVRNEISTLIARILDEEKLLANDLERRQLTVDIYDEMFGFGPLESLLRDPTVSDILVNTASAVYVERYGRLELTDVTFYDDAHLMKVIEKIVSRVGRRIDESSPMVDARLPDGSRVNAIIPPSAIDGPLMSIRRFAVNPLKMDDLVNYQTLTPPMAQLLEALARAKVNVLVSGGTGSGKTTLLNILSGYIPDDERIVTIEDAAELQLQQHHVLRLETRPPNIEGKGEITQRTLVRNALRMRPDRIILGEVRGAEALDMLNAMNTGHEGSLATIHANTARDALTRLENMIGVSGLSLPPKTMRQQISSALSVVVQTTRLTDGKRRIVSIQELTGMEGEIINMQEIFTFKRTGLDANGNVLGYFTATGVRPKFAERLSAFGIQLPDAMYDPARRFEVA, via the coding sequence ATGTCATTGCGAGACCAGATGTCCACGCGGCGCGCGCAACCGCTCATGTCCCGAAGCGACGCCATCGGCGCGGCAACCGCGATGGCGCGCGAAGCGTATCAGAAGCTGCGACGCCAGATGCACGGCGCGGTGCTCGAGCGCGTCGAGCTCGAACGCCTGTCGCGGCTGCCCGCCGAGCAGGTGCGCAACGAGATCTCGACGCTGATCGCGCGCATTCTCGACGAAGAGAAGCTGCTCGCGAACGACCTCGAACGCCGCCAGCTCACGGTCGACATCTACGACGAAATGTTCGGCTTCGGCCCGCTCGAATCGCTGCTGCGCGACCCGACCGTGTCGGACATCCTCGTGAACACGGCGAGCGCCGTCTATGTCGAGCGGTACGGCCGGCTCGAGCTGACCGACGTCACGTTCTACGACGACGCGCACCTGATGAAGGTGATCGAGAAGATCGTGTCGCGCGTCGGCCGGCGCATCGACGAATCGAGCCCGATGGTCGACGCGCGCCTGCCCGACGGCTCGCGCGTGAACGCGATCATCCCGCCGTCCGCGATCGACGGCCCGCTGATGTCGATCCGCCGCTTCGCGGTCAATCCGCTGAAGATGGACGACCTCGTCAACTACCAGACGCTGACGCCGCCGATGGCGCAACTGCTCGAAGCGCTCGCGCGCGCGAAGGTCAACGTGCTCGTATCGGGCGGCACCGGCAGCGGCAAGACGACGCTCCTGAACATCCTGTCCGGCTACATTCCGGACGACGAACGGATCGTGACGATCGAGGACGCGGCCGAGCTGCAGTTGCAGCAGCATCACGTGCTGCGGCTCGAGACGCGCCCGCCGAACATCGAGGGCAAGGGCGAGATCACGCAGCGCACGCTCGTGCGCAACGCGCTGCGCATGCGCCCCGACCGCATCATCCTCGGCGAAGTGCGCGGCGCCGAGGCGCTCGACATGCTGAACGCGATGAACACCGGCCACGAAGGCTCGCTCGCGACGATCCACGCGAACACGGCGCGCGACGCGCTGACCCGGCTCGAAAACATGATCGGCGTCTCGGGCCTCTCGCTGCCGCCGAAGACGATGCGCCAGCAGATCAGCTCGGCGCTCTCCGTCGTCGTGCAGACCACGCGCCTCACGGACGGCAAGCGCAGGATCGTCAGCATCCAGGAGCTGACCGGCATGGAAGGGGAGATCATCAACATGCAGGAGATCTTCACGTTCAAGCGCACCGGTCTCGACGCGAACGGCAACGTGCTCGGCTACTTCACCGCGACGGGCGTGCGGCCGAAGTTCGCCGAGCGTCTGAGCGCGTTCGGCATCCAGTTGCCCGACGCGATGTACGACCCCGCGCGCCGCTTCGAAGTGGCGTAA
- a CDS encoding type II secretion system F family protein, giving the protein MDPIFYGFVLLLFVAVVLAFEGVYQWWNARHGPAARRIEARIRAMSAGGQVQKERLSILKERMLNDAKPFDRLLMRMPRVQTLDLLIEQSGLTWSVVKLAWISLAIPFAAFVALSFAPLPLWVAAVASVATICLPTLFVLHCRTRRLRKLERQLPDTCDTIARALRAGHAFSSAISMVGGEFAEPMGGEFRITFDEINYGVPLQEALLNLATRVPVPDLRYFVIAVLIQRETGGNLAELLDGIALLIRERFKLFDKVRVLSAEGKLSALILTLLPFGTAGLLSVMNPDFIAVLWQDPAGILLVGMTIASMAFGILWMRHIIRIRV; this is encoded by the coding sequence ATGGACCCGATTTTCTACGGTTTCGTCCTGCTGCTGTTCGTCGCCGTGGTGCTGGCGTTCGAAGGCGTCTATCAATGGTGGAACGCCCGCCACGGGCCGGCCGCGCGGCGCATCGAGGCCCGCATCCGCGCGATGTCGGCGGGCGGCCAGGTGCAGAAGGAACGGCTGTCGATCCTCAAGGAGCGGATGCTCAACGACGCGAAGCCGTTCGACCGCCTGCTGATGCGCATGCCGCGCGTGCAGACGCTCGACCTGCTGATCGAGCAGTCGGGCCTCACGTGGTCGGTCGTGAAGCTCGCGTGGATCTCGCTCGCGATTCCGTTCGCCGCGTTCGTCGCGCTCAGCTTCGCGCCGCTGCCGCTGTGGGTCGCGGCAGTGGCTTCCGTCGCGACGATATGCCTGCCGACACTGTTCGTGTTGCACTGCCGGACACGCCGCCTGCGCAAGCTCGAACGGCAGTTGCCGGACACCTGCGACACGATCGCGCGCGCACTGCGCGCCGGCCACGCGTTCTCGAGCGCGATCTCGATGGTGGGCGGCGAGTTCGCCGAGCCGATGGGCGGCGAGTTCCGGATCACGTTCGATGAGATCAACTACGGCGTGCCGCTGCAGGAGGCGCTGCTGAATCTCGCGACGCGCGTGCCGGTGCCCGATCTGCGCTACTTCGTGATCGCGGTGCTGATCCAGCGCGAAACGGGCGGCAATCTCGCCGAGCTGCTCGACGGCATCGCGCTCCTGATCCGCGAGCGCTTCAAGCTGTTCGACAAGGTCCGCGTGCTGTCGGCGGAAGGCAAGCTGTCCGCGCTGATCCTGACGCTGCTGCCGTTCGGCACGGCGGGACTGCTGTCGGTCATGAATCCCGATTTCATCGCGGTGCTCTGGCAGGACCCGGCCGGCATCCTGCTCGTCGGGATGACGATCGCGTCGATGGCGTTCGGCATCCTGTGGATGCGGCACATCATCCGCATTCGCGTGTGA
- a CDS encoding FadR/GntR family transcriptional regulator codes for MNSLDSNHLLNPARTPARPFGDAAERRSLKASPRVQRVLDELVTRIVDGEYTSGLLPPQDVLARELGVPRSVMREVTRMLTARRMLHARTKAGTRLTPRSEWRLFDDHVMQWRMRIASDTDFLLDVAAMCDLIEPEAAAQVAVHSDETQRRAVRAAHAALHDAVEPDALRRALELLHASIVEASRNQFIRQMAEVARAGVMAIDLDAAMLQERNEAIRDAAAKLVAAIDGRDADGARTAMIALRAAVNETSLDPA; via the coding sequence ATGAACTCCTTAGATAGCAACCATCTCCTGAACCCGGCGCGCACGCCGGCAAGACCGTTCGGCGACGCGGCCGAGCGCCGCTCGCTGAAGGCGTCCCCGCGCGTGCAGCGCGTGCTCGACGAGCTCGTCACGCGCATCGTCGACGGCGAATACACGTCCGGCCTGCTGCCGCCGCAGGACGTGCTCGCGCGCGAGCTCGGCGTGCCGCGCTCGGTGATGCGCGAGGTCACGCGCATGCTGACCGCGCGGCGGATGCTGCATGCGCGGACGAAAGCGGGCACGCGCCTCACGCCGCGCAGCGAATGGCGGCTCTTCGACGATCACGTGATGCAGTGGCGGATGCGGATCGCGTCGGACACGGACTTCCTGCTCGACGTCGCCGCGATGTGCGACCTGATCGAGCCGGAGGCGGCCGCGCAGGTGGCCGTGCATTCGGACGAGACGCAGCGCCGCGCGGTGCGCGCCGCGCATGCGGCGCTGCACGACGCGGTCGAGCCCGACGCGTTGCGCCGCGCGCTCGAGCTGCTGCATGCGTCGATCGTCGAGGCGAGCCGCAATCAGTTCATCCGGCAGATGGCCGAAGTCGCCCGCGCGGGCGTGATGGCGATCGACCTCGACGCGGCGATGCTGCAGGAGCGCAACGAAGCGATCCGCGACGCGGCGGCGAAGCTCGTCGCGGCGATCGACGGCCGCGACGCGGACGGCGCGCGCACCGCGATGATCGCGCTGCGCGCGGCCGTCAACGAAACGAGCCTCGATCCGGCCTGA
- a CDS encoding LysR family transcriptional regulator, whose translation MDQSFQVNLNRLRYFHAILEHGSIRAAAERLNTAPSVVSRQLQLLESEIGAPLFERRQHGMIATEAAALLVEYTHACRIGLEQFHESLHGELRGRVEIALTVGYVEDLMDSVITRFLHRHPHVSVALNVRSADDVVDDVLRKRAHIGLTYNPSLPPEIRECLSVAHPTFLAVAPDHPLVKRGEPLELRDAVRYPLALMPAPYYGVGQIVHTVAHAENIPLAPRLVTNSVPAMRRFVRSGNGVAFLTHLLIEDDVQRGEIVALRMRNPLFNLPCGKVLVHNERALPRAANEILARIVRDLPSFKS comes from the coding sequence ATGGATCAATCGTTTCAGGTCAACCTCAACCGTCTTCGCTATTTCCACGCGATCCTCGAACACGGATCGATCCGCGCGGCGGCGGAACGGCTGAACACCGCGCCCTCCGTCGTCAGCCGGCAATTGCAGTTGCTCGAGAGCGAAATCGGCGCGCCGCTGTTCGAGCGCCGCCAGCACGGCATGATCGCGACCGAAGCCGCCGCTCTCCTCGTCGAATACACGCACGCGTGCCGAATCGGACTAGAGCAGTTCCACGAATCGCTGCACGGCGAATTGCGCGGGCGCGTCGAAATCGCGCTGACGGTCGGCTATGTCGAAGACCTGATGGATTCCGTCATCACCCGTTTTTTACATCGACATCCGCACGTATCGGTCGCATTGAACGTGCGCTCCGCGGACGACGTCGTAGATGACGTATTACGCAAACGTGCGCATATCGGCCTCACGTACAATCCTTCGTTGCCGCCGGAAATTCGCGAATGCTTGAGCGTCGCGCATCCGACGTTTCTCGCGGTCGCGCCCGATCATCCGCTAGTGAAGCGCGGCGAGCCGCTCGAATTGCGCGATGCGGTGCGCTATCCGCTCGCGCTGATGCCTGCGCCGTATTACGGCGTCGGGCAGATTGTGCATACCGTCGCGCACGCGGAGAACATTCCGCTTGCGCCGCGGCTCGTCACGAACTCGGTGCCCGCGATGCGGCGTTTCGTGCGTTCGGGCAACGGCGTCGCGTTTCTCACGCATCTGTTGATCGAAGACGATGTCCAACGCGGCGAGATCGTCGCGCTGCGCATGCGCAACCCGCTGTTCAACTTGCCTTGCGGCAAGGTGCTCGTTCACAACGAGCGCGCGTTGCCGCGCGCGGCGAACGAGATCCTCGCGCGCATCGTGCGGGATTTGCCGTCGTTCAAGTCTTGA
- a CDS encoding MFS transporter, which yields MREQNASGNARSRIYRKVDIRILGFFAVCYVTAYIDRVNISFAKLAMQTDLGWSEAVYGLGAGIFFLGYIAFEVPSNLRLTRVGARLTLSRIMVLWGLTSIATMFATHVTTFYVLRFLLGVFEAGFAPGMLFCLTRWYPQARMARATAMLLCAGPVGAVIGGPVSMLVMTQLAGAHGLAGWQWLFLLEGLPAVLLGVVLFFTLSERPADAKWLSENERAILLCELASAPCAASRHTAFREVLKDPRIHAMAFSYFAIICGLYAISFWLPTLLRSAGVENLLHIGALTALPYLAAIVAMLVIGRLSDKRRERRRHSAIALLLSAAALAGNVLAGDRFVVAMVALVAATALMYASYAVFWAIPVAYLRGDVAAGGIALINSIGLFGGFVSPTVIGWIKTATGSLQAGLMVMAALFVAGAIVLLANRVDANQWSAAAS from the coding sequence ATGAGAGAACAGAACGCATCCGGAAACGCGCGCTCGCGAATCTATCGAAAGGTCGACATCCGCATCCTCGGGTTTTTCGCAGTCTGTTACGTCACGGCCTATATCGATCGCGTCAACATCAGTTTCGCGAAGCTCGCGATGCAGACGGACCTCGGATGGAGCGAGGCCGTGTACGGCCTCGGCGCCGGAATCTTCTTTCTCGGCTACATCGCGTTCGAGGTGCCGAGCAATCTGCGGCTGACCCGTGTCGGCGCGCGGCTCACGCTGAGCCGCATCATGGTGTTGTGGGGTTTGACGTCGATCGCGACGATGTTCGCCACCCACGTGACGACGTTCTACGTTTTGCGTTTTCTGCTCGGCGTGTTCGAGGCGGGCTTCGCCCCCGGCATGCTGTTCTGTCTGACCCGCTGGTACCCGCAGGCGCGCATGGCGCGCGCGACGGCGATGCTGCTGTGCGCGGGGCCCGTCGGCGCGGTGATCGGCGGGCCGGTGTCGATGCTCGTCATGACGCAGCTCGCGGGCGCGCACGGTCTGGCCGGCTGGCAGTGGCTGTTTCTGCTCGAAGGATTGCCCGCCGTGCTGCTCGGCGTCGTGCTGTTCTTCACGCTGAGCGAGCGGCCGGCCGACGCGAAGTGGCTGAGCGAGAACGAGAGGGCGATCCTGCTGTGCGAACTCGCTTCGGCGCCGTGCGCGGCGAGCCGGCACACGGCGTTTCGCGAGGTCCTGAAAGATCCACGAATCCATGCGATGGCGTTTTCCTATTTCGCGATCATCTGCGGTCTCTACGCGATCAGCTTCTGGCTGCCGACGCTCTTGCGCAGCGCGGGCGTGGAGAACCTGCTGCACATTGGCGCGCTGACCGCGCTGCCGTATCTCGCGGCGATCGTCGCGATGCTGGTGATCGGCCGGCTGTCCGACAAGCGCCGCGAGCGGCGCCGGCACAGCGCGATCGCGCTGCTGCTGAGCGCGGCCGCGCTGGCGGGCAACGTGCTCGCGGGCGACCGGTTCGTCGTCGCGATGGTCGCGCTCGTCGCGGCGACCGCGCTGATGTATGCGTCGTACGCGGTGTTCTGGGCGATTCCCGTCGCTTACCTGAGGGGCGACGTCGCCGCGGGCGGCATCGCGCTCATCAATTCGATCGGCCTGTTCGGCGGCTTCGTGAGCCCGACGGTCATCGGCTGGATCAAGACCGCAACGGGCAGCCTGCAGGCCGGGCTGATGGTGATGGCCGCGCTGTTCGTCGCGGGCGCGATCGTGCTGCTCGCGAACCGCGTCGACGCGAACCAGTGGAGCGCCGCCGCGTCATGA